Proteins found in one Magnolia sinica isolate HGM2019 chromosome 5, MsV1, whole genome shotgun sequence genomic segment:
- the LOC131247071 gene encoding small ribosomal subunit protein uS12y-like, with protein sequence MTGRLVVWELGASSKHIGGDKNGLTNHIRRAILEMNGRNHLQVLPIPRESFLRRLEFEAKQPNSTIRKCARVQLIKNGKKIAAFVPNDSCLNYIEENDEVLIARFGRKGHVVGDIPGVRFRVMQKTALHVDVSSYIVT encoded by the exons ATGACAGGAAGACTCGTGGTATGGGAGCTGGGCGCAAGCTCAAAACACATAGGAGGAGATAAAAATGGGCTGACAAATCATATAAGAAGAGCCATCTTGGAAATGAATGGAAGAAACCATTTGCAGGTTCTTCCCATTCCAAGGGAATCGTTCTTGAGAAGAT TGGAATTTGAAGCTAAGCAGCCCAACTCTACTATTCGTAAGTGTGCGAGAGTTCAATTGATTAAGAACGGAAAGAAGATAGCAGCATTCGTCCCCAATGACAGTTGCCTTAACTACATTGAGGAAAAT GATGAAGTTTTGATTGCTCGATTTGGCCGTAAGGGTCATGTTGTTGGAGATATTCCTGGAGTCAGGTTCAGGGTCATGCAAAAAACAGCCTTGCATGTAGATGTATCCTCCTATATAGTTACATAA